The following proteins come from a genomic window of Gimesia chilikensis:
- a CDS encoding RraA family protein, whose product MSALPDLTELQQFDTPTICNAIELFEVRPRTAGYMQREIAACFPELPPMVGYAATATFRSSAPPAADIDPGVSARLISSFAELPGPAVVVFQDLDDPPAGATFGDGMCLTYKTFGAVGLITSGAARDIDNVRLLDFPCFSHGIMCGHGYCHFEETGIPVEVGGLTIQPGDLLHGDCNGVVTIPREIAAAVPYACAEYLKYEAIVLDPLREGRANLEHHQETIREMLARLAELKRELKTMIAPSEADS is encoded by the coding sequence ATGTCTGCATTACCTGACCTGACTGAGTTACAGCAGTTTGATACGCCGACGATCTGCAACGCGATTGAGCTGTTTGAGGTGCGACCGCGGACCGCGGGTTACATGCAACGGGAGATCGCAGCCTGCTTTCCGGAGTTGCCTCCCATGGTCGGTTATGCGGCGACTGCGACCTTTCGCTCTTCCGCGCCGCCTGCAGCGGACATCGATCCCGGCGTGTCTGCGCGGCTGATCAGTTCGTTCGCAGAACTGCCTGGACCGGCGGTTGTTGTCTTCCAGGATCTGGACGATCCCCCCGCGGGAGCCACGTTCGGTGACGGAATGTGCCTGACGTACAAAACCTTTGGAGCCGTCGGTCTGATCACGTCGGGAGCCGCCCGGGATATCGATAATGTCAGACTACTCGACTTCCCCTGTTTCAGTCACGGGATCATGTGTGGACACGGTTACTGTCACTTCGAAGAGACCGGTATTCCCGTGGAGGTCGGCGGCTTGACCATCCAGCCCGGTGATCTGCTGCACGGCGACTGTAATGGTGTTGTAACGATCCCGCGAGAAATCGCAGCGGCAGTGCCTTACGCCTGTGCCGAGTATCTCAAGTACGAAGCGATCGTTTTAGATCCACTTCGCGAGGGACGGGCCAACCTGGAACATCACCAGGAGACGATCCGCGAGATGCTGGCCCGCCTGGCGGAACTGAAGCGCGAACTGAAAACGATGATCGCACCGTCAGAGGCGGATTCCTGA
- a CDS encoding FadR/GntR family transcriptional regulator yields the protein MAAETSIQLTQSDELAERIRARIQDERLTDGAFFMTEADLAEEYDVSRTVAREAVSRLVAIGLLEARKRLGLIVRRPDPLRLLQLGLPSLFDSDQDIAELSMLRYVVEMGAVDLAIRNGSDEQCQLLCELAQEMETAIRSHRPEKISELDIAFHSLLLQMTSSTLIAGMQRVLVNFFDTAYQDYQSDAATGERMIWEHQELAAAIRDRDSNRARTMMQMQSRFWLDQKPTDSK from the coding sequence ATGGCCGCCGAAACCAGTATTCAGTTGACCCAGTCTGACGAGCTTGCCGAGCGGATTCGGGCCCGTATTCAGGACGAACGGCTCACCGACGGGGCTTTTTTCATGACCGAAGCGGACCTCGCGGAAGAGTATGACGTTTCGCGAACCGTTGCCCGGGAAGCCGTCAGTCGACTGGTGGCCATCGGTCTGCTCGAAGCCCGCAAACGGCTGGGGCTGATTGTCCGGCGTCCCGATCCGCTCCGTCTGCTGCAACTGGGGCTCCCCTCCTTATTCGACTCCGACCAGGATATCGCCGAACTGTCGATGCTGCGTTACGTGGTGGAAATGGGGGCCGTCGACCTGGCCATCCGCAACGGCAGCGACGAACAGTGCCAGCTGCTTTGTGAACTGGCTCAGGAAATGGAAACCGCCATTCGCAGTCACCGGCCCGAGAAGATTTCCGAACTGGATATCGCCTTTCACTCACTGCTGCTGCAGATGACATCGTCCACATTGATCGCCGGCATGCAGCGGGTGCTGGTCAACTTCTTCGATACGGCCTATCAGGATTACCAGTCCGACGCGGCGACCGGCGAACGGATGATCTGGGAGCACCAGGAACTCGCCGCCGCCATCCGTGATCGTGATTCGAACCGGGCCCGCACCATGATGCAGATGCAGTCCCGCTTCTGGCTGGATCAGAAACCAACAGACTCAAAATAA
- a CDS encoding helix-turn-helix transcriptional regulator, with translation MGKASSKRQSRRTETPKETGKAAADSAIDSASSRKTGSESGHRWTFLTNHAHVLIVLHRNPTIVLREVALEVGITERAVQRIIQDLEEEGFLQREKIGRQNHYQVLTDQALRHPIEKHKSIGDLLNLVALD, from the coding sequence ATGGGTAAAGCGTCTAGTAAACGTCAGTCACGTAGAACGGAAACTCCGAAGGAGACGGGGAAAGCAGCAGCGGATTCTGCGATCGACTCTGCCTCATCCCGAAAGACGGGCTCTGAATCGGGACATCGCTGGACGTTCCTGACGAACCACGCGCATGTACTGATCGTCCTGCACCGGAATCCCACGATTGTGCTGCGAGAGGTGGCCCTCGAAGTGGGAATTACCGAGCGTGCAGTGCAGCGGATTATCCAGGACCTGGAAGAAGAGGGGTTTCTGCAGCGAGAGAAAATCGGACGTCAGAACCATTACCAGGTACTCACGGATCAGGCGTTACGGCACCCGATCGAAAAACACAAATCGATCGGGGACCTGCTGAACCTGGTGGCGCTGGACTAG
- a CDS encoding DUF1549 domain-containing protein, whose product MKLRFVLPLVVVFQITMASAVQAKPIDFAHDVVPILKQHCVACHGGREAKGSFSLNTRTLWMESGFVDVKDPAASYLLELVTSQDPEMQMPPKGKPRLSAKEVATLKQWISEDLPWEAGFTFGKKAYEPPLKPRRPELPAAVDNRTHPIDRLIDHYLAEHQLPRPGPIDDATFLRRVRLDLTGLLPTPEELNAFLEDPSSDKRTRKIQELLADDTAYADHWLSFFNDLLRNDYSGTGFITGGRKQVSAWLYESLLYNKPFDQLTRELIAPPTDASRGFIDGIKWRGNVSAGQTVEIQFAQSLGQAFLGINLKCASCHDSFIDRWTLEESYGLAAIYSERALEIHRCDKPIGKTAKASWLFPELGTIDAGASRAARLQQLAQLMTHPDNGRFTRTIANRLWHRLQGRGIVHPLDAMQTKPWNEDLLDYLAVYLSDNKYDLKKVLELIATSEAYQSQVEIVEGGEDADYLYRGPRSRRLTAEQFLDGVWQITGTAPAKFDAPIFRTRIEPDQKQDFDLKAKWIWGDSAKQVPPADETIVVRKIIELPAAVKRGGAVLTCDNSHVLFINRREVDKGDNWAQVRTLPLHTLLKPGKNEITAIVHNGGGAPNPAGFFFDARLELENGEQREISSDASWEWNPNAPATKEGRLGGISGKWAPVTIVKPVGSWTNAVDSQARSLLAVAAEGKQPMVRASLLKNTALMKSLGRPMREQIVSMRPGQLTTLEAIDLSNEATLAQAFAQGAQRLITQTDGDPQRLTEHLYQFALSRKPTTAETEIITQILGEQPQPAQVEDLLWSVCMLPEFFLIR is encoded by the coding sequence ATGAAATTACGTTTTGTTCTTCCCCTGGTAGTCGTGTTCCAGATCACGATGGCCTCCGCCGTTCAGGCAAAGCCCATCGATTTTGCACATGATGTGGTACCGATTCTGAAACAGCATTGCGTCGCCTGTCATGGGGGCCGCGAAGCGAAGGGCTCGTTTTCACTGAATACCCGCACGCTCTGGATGGAGTCCGGCTTTGTCGATGTGAAAGACCCCGCCGCGTCCTATCTGCTGGAACTGGTCACCTCCCAGGATCCGGAAATGCAGATGCCTCCCAAAGGGAAACCGCGTCTTTCAGCGAAAGAAGTTGCGACGCTCAAACAGTGGATCAGCGAAGATCTGCCCTGGGAAGCCGGTTTCACATTCGGGAAAAAGGCATACGAGCCTCCACTCAAACCGCGGCGTCCTGAGCTCCCAGCCGCCGTCGATAATCGCACGCATCCCATCGATCGCCTGATCGATCACTACCTGGCCGAACACCAGCTGCCCCGGCCCGGTCCGATCGACGATGCGACCTTTCTGAGACGCGTTCGTCTCGACCTGACGGGCCTGCTCCCTACGCCGGAAGAGTTAAATGCGTTTCTGGAAGATCCGTCCTCCGATAAACGGACACGCAAAATTCAGGAACTGCTCGCCGATGACACCGCTTACGCCGATCACTGGCTGTCGTTCTTCAACGACCTGCTTCGTAACGATTACAGCGGAACCGGTTTCATCACCGGGGGCCGCAAACAGGTTTCCGCCTGGCTGTATGAATCGCTGCTCTATAACAAGCCCTTCGACCAGTTGACACGCGAACTGATCGCGCCGCCCACCGATGCCAGCCGCGGGTTCATCGATGGCATCAAGTGGCGAGGCAATGTCTCAGCCGGACAGACTGTCGAGATTCAGTTCGCCCAGAGCCTGGGGCAGGCCTTTCTGGGGATTAACCTCAAGTGTGCCTCCTGTCACGACAGTTTCATCGATCGCTGGACGCTGGAAGAATCGTACGGGCTGGCCGCCATTTACTCGGAACGTGCACTGGAAATCCATCGCTGTGACAAACCGATCGGCAAGACAGCGAAAGCCAGCTGGCTCTTTCCGGAGTTGGGGACCATCGATGCAGGCGCTTCCCGCGCAGCACGTCTGCAGCAGCTGGCCCAGTTGATGACCCATCCGGACAACGGGCGGTTTACCCGCACAATTGCGAATCGGCTCTGGCATCGTCTGCAGGGCAGGGGGATCGTGCATCCGCTCGACGCCATGCAGACCAAACCCTGGAACGAAGACCTGCTGGATTATCTGGCCGTTTACCTGAGCGACAACAAGTACGACCTCAAAAAAGTCCTGGAACTGATCGCGACCTCCGAGGCGTACCAGTCGCAGGTGGAAATTGTCGAAGGCGGAGAAGACGCCGATTACCTGTATCGCGGTCCCCGCTCGCGTCGTCTGACGGCAGAGCAGTTTCTGGATGGCGTCTGGCAGATCACGGGTACCGCTCCGGCCAAGTTCGATGCCCCCATTTTCCGCACGCGGATTGAACCGGATCAGAAGCAGGATTTTGACCTCAAAGCCAAATGGATCTGGGGCGATTCCGCGAAGCAAGTGCCCCCCGCGGATGAGACGATTGTGGTCCGCAAAATCATCGAGCTGCCCGCTGCAGTCAAACGGGGAGGCGCGGTTCTGACCTGCGACAATTCGCACGTCCTGTTTATCAATCGCAGGGAAGTCGACAAAGGTGACAACTGGGCCCAGGTTCGCACGCTCCCCCTGCATACTTTATTAAAACCGGGCAAGAATGAAATCACAGCCATCGTACATAACGGGGGAGGGGCTCCCAATCCGGCAGGCTTCTTCTTTGACGCACGACTGGAACTCGAGAACGGGGAACAGCGCGAAATCTCTTCTGACGCTTCGTGGGAGTGGAATCCGAACGCACCTGCGACGAAGGAAGGTCGCCTGGGAGGCATTTCCGGAAAGTGGGCTCCCGTCACCATCGTCAAGCCGGTCGGCAGCTGGACGAACGCAGTCGACTCGCAGGCCCGCAGTCTGCTGGCAGTCGCCGCGGAAGGCAAACAACCGATGGTCCGGGCTTCCTTGCTCAAAAATACCGCGTTGATGAAATCACTGGGACGGCCGATGCGGGAGCAGATTGTTTCGATGCGACCTGGCCAGCTGACGACGCTGGAAGCCATCGATCTTTCCAATGAAGCGACCCTGGCCCAGGCGTTTGCCCAGGGGGCACAGCGTCTGATCACACAGACCGACGGCGATCCCCAGCGGCTGACCGAGCATCTGTACCAGTTCGCGCTTTCCCGCAAACCGACGACCGCCGAGACCGAAATCATCACACAGATCCTGGGCGAACAACCCCAGCCGGCCCAGGTCGAGGACCTGCTCTGGTCGGTCTGTATGCTGCCCGAGTTTTTCCTGATCCGTTGA
- a CDS encoding DUF1501 domain-containing protein, whose amino-acid sequence MTFEIDPTAPEQIVRRDFLKHLSAAGAAALMSGTPRLLSANETEPVKQPEATADSCILLWMGGGMAAPDTFDPKRYLPFKKGLKVADMLSTFPAIHTAVDGLEICEGLEGIASVMDRATLIRSAVQPDLGSILHSRHQYHWHTGYVPPQTVAAPHLGAWMARVIGPRNPVMPAFINVGQRLEGVGESEELKAFTTAGFFGSEFGPLNLPYPEEAAKSVRPPQGMTGQRFVNRNKLYRKLIDQSPQRELMSDYHQESMLRSMDKAYRLLSSKERDAFDITLEKEDVRQKYGDSRFGRGCLLARRLVESGARFVEVTTEYVPFLHWDTHADGHTTMDRMHKEIDPPITQLILDLEARGLLDRTLVIIASEFSRDALIEGQPGSNARDQAREKVDEISEMKHFGLHRHFTGGTSVVMFGGGMKRGFVYGKTADERPLMAIENPVSIEDLHATIMTVMGISPKTGFDIEGRPFYVTKDAKGQAVQELFA is encoded by the coding sequence ATGACATTTGAAATCGATCCCACCGCACCCGAACAGATTGTCCGCCGCGATTTCCTCAAGCATCTGAGTGCCGCCGGCGCTGCGGCACTGATGTCGGGGACGCCACGTCTGCTCTCCGCGAATGAAACAGAGCCGGTCAAACAACCCGAGGCTACTGCAGACAGTTGCATTCTGCTCTGGATGGGAGGCGGGATGGCGGCACCGGATACTTTCGATCCCAAACGCTATCTGCCGTTCAAAAAAGGGCTCAAAGTCGCCGATATGCTGAGCACCTTCCCGGCAATCCACACTGCCGTCGATGGACTGGAAATCTGTGAGGGACTGGAAGGCATCGCTTCGGTGATGGACCGTGCGACGCTGATCCGCTCGGCCGTACAACCCGACCTGGGCAGCATCCTGCATTCGCGACATCAGTATCACTGGCACACCGGTTATGTTCCTCCACAGACCGTCGCCGCTCCGCATTTAGGCGCCTGGATGGCCCGGGTGATCGGCCCCCGTAATCCTGTGATGCCGGCCTTCATCAATGTAGGCCAGCGACTCGAAGGCGTCGGGGAGAGCGAAGAGCTCAAAGCCTTCACCACGGCCGGATTTTTCGGCAGCGAGTTTGGACCGCTCAACCTGCCTTATCCCGAGGAAGCCGCCAAGTCGGTGCGCCCGCCTCAGGGAATGACGGGGCAACGGTTCGTCAACCGAAACAAGCTTTATCGGAAGCTCATCGATCAGAGCCCGCAGCGGGAACTGATGAGCGACTATCATCAGGAATCGATGCTGCGGTCGATGGACAAGGCGTATCGCCTGCTCAGTTCCAAAGAACGCGATGCCTTCGACATCACGCTGGAAAAGGAAGACGTCCGCCAGAAGTACGGCGACAGTCGCTTCGGTCGCGGCTGTCTGCTGGCCCGACGCCTGGTGGAATCGGGAGCCCGGTTTGTCGAAGTCACCACCGAGTACGTTCCCTTCCTGCACTGGGACACACACGCCGACGGTCATACCACGATGGACCGCATGCACAAGGAAATCGACCCGCCGATCACGCAACTGATTCTCGATCTCGAAGCACGGGGACTGCTGGACCGAACCCTGGTGATTATCGCTTCAGAATTCAGCCGCGATGCACTGATCGAAGGTCAGCCCGGCTCCAACGCCCGGGACCAGGCCCGCGAGAAGGTCGATGAAATCTCCGAGATGAAGCACTTTGGTCTGCATCGTCATTTCACTGGAGGTACCAGCGTTGTGATGTTTGGCGGTGGAATGAAACGCGGCTTTGTCTACGGCAAAACAGCAGACGAACGCCCTTTGATGGCGATTGAAAATCCGGTCTCCATCGAAGATCTACACGCTACTATTATGACTGTCATGGGCATCAGCCCCAAAACCGGCTTCGACATTGAAGGCCGTCCGTTCTATGTTACCAAAGACGCCAAGGGACAGGCGGTACAGGAACTCTTTGCGTAA